The following are encoded in a window of Streptomyces sp. 11x1 genomic DNA:
- a CDS encoding CPCC family cysteine-rich protein, translating to MTSTESEPGLLPCPCCFQPTLEERANFEICPECGWEDDGQDDADAHVVRGGPNGSLSLTRARAEFAEALTEDQHDESLTRGGAGMWLAEARRQPGALPGGPAGLL from the coding sequence GTGACGAGCACCGAGAGCGAGCCGGGTCTGCTCCCGTGCCCTTGCTGCTTCCAGCCCACCCTGGAGGAGCGCGCCAACTTCGAGATCTGCCCGGAGTGCGGCTGGGAGGACGACGGGCAGGACGACGCCGACGCTCATGTCGTCCGGGGCGGCCCCAACGGCTCGCTGAGCCTGACCCGGGCCCGGGCGGAATTCGCGGAGGCGCTGACCGAGGACCAGCACGACGAGTCCCTGACGCGCGGCGGCGCGGGAATGTGGCTGGCGGAGGCACGACGTCAGCCGGGTGCCCTGCCCGGTGGCCCGGCGGGCCTGCTCTAG
- a CDS encoding NPP1 family protein, with protein MKTGSRTRTSRRFRRSAVVLGATVTLVVGVAGSAYAAPPAALPANAEALETTWQPAYDYDTDGCYSTPAIGPTGTVNGGLKPTGSLRGDCRDRSDLDNTNGYSRYKCNNGWCAIMYDLYFEKDQAVPGSSIGGHRHDWEHVVVWVQNGTAQYVSTSAHGGFSVHAASSVRWDGTHPKIVYHKDGIRTHCFRLAGSNDEPPENHKGTWQYPPLVGWNGYPAGVRDILVSHDFGSANFGLKDGSFASNLAKAKPSGIAFDPNA; from the coding sequence GTGAAGACAGGTTCGCGCACGCGCACTTCGCGTCGTTTCCGCAGATCCGCCGTGGTGCTCGGCGCCACCGTCACCCTGGTGGTCGGCGTCGCCGGCAGCGCGTACGCGGCTCCGCCCGCCGCGCTGCCCGCCAACGCGGAGGCGCTTGAGACGACTTGGCAGCCGGCGTACGACTACGACACGGACGGCTGTTACTCGACGCCCGCGATCGGTCCGACGGGCACGGTCAACGGCGGCCTGAAGCCCACCGGTTCACTGCGCGGCGACTGCCGCGACCGGTCCGACCTGGACAACACCAACGGCTACTCGCGCTACAAGTGCAACAACGGCTGGTGCGCGATCATGTACGACCTCTACTTCGAGAAGGACCAGGCGGTCCCCGGCAGCAGCATCGGCGGCCACCGGCACGACTGGGAGCACGTCGTGGTCTGGGTGCAGAACGGCACGGCCCAGTACGTCTCGACCTCCGCCCACGGCGGCTTCAGCGTGCACGCCGCGTCCTCGGTCCGCTGGGACGGTACGCACCCGAAGATCGTCTACCACAAGGACGGCATCCGGACGCACTGCTTCCGGCTCGCGGGCTCCAACGACGAGCCGCCGGAGAACCACAAGGGCACCTGGCAGTACCCGCCGCTCGTCGGCTGGAACGGCTACCCGGCCGGCGTCCGCGACATCCTCGTCTCGCACGACTTCGGCAGCGCCAACTTCGGCCTCAAGGACGGGAGTTTCGCCTCCAACCTCGCCAAGGCCAAACCGTCGGGGATCGCTTTCGACCCCAACGCGTAG
- a CDS encoding copper homeostasis protein CutC — translation MTTRALLEVIALDAEDAVAAQAGGADRLELVADMAADGLTPAVATFVEVQAAVDIPVRVMLRLADGFAAGRVDALVRVACDMRAAGAEEFVLGFLGEDGGPDLDAVERVVAELDGRAWTFHRAIDRAADRDALRKQLADLPGLDTYLTAGSARGVDDGMPVLLAEAARRGDPGYTQRLMIGGGLRLDHIPRLRAARVDAFHIGGAARPHGWDAPVAAEAVRAWRAALDARPARATASR, via the coding sequence ATGACCACGCGCGCGCTTCTGGAGGTGATCGCCCTCGACGCCGAGGACGCCGTCGCCGCCCAGGCCGGAGGTGCCGACCGGCTGGAGCTGGTGGCCGACATGGCGGCCGACGGGCTCACCCCGGCGGTCGCGACGTTCGTGGAGGTGCAGGCCGCCGTCGACATCCCCGTACGGGTCATGTTGCGGCTCGCGGACGGGTTCGCGGCGGGGCGGGTGGACGCGTTGGTGCGGGTCGCGTGCGACATGCGGGCGGCCGGGGCGGAGGAGTTCGTGCTCGGGTTCCTCGGGGAGGACGGCGGGCCCGATCTGGACGCCGTCGAGCGGGTGGTCGCCGAGCTGGACGGTCGCGCGTGGACGTTCCACCGGGCGATCGACCGTGCCGCCGACCGGGACGCCCTGCGCAAGCAGCTCGCCGACCTGCCGGGGCTGGACACGTACCTGACGGCGGGGTCGGCGCGGGGCGTGGACGACGGGATGCCGGTCCTGCTGGCGGAGGCCGCGAGACGCGGGGACCCCGGCTACACGCAGCGCCTCATGATCGGCGGTGGTCTCCGCCTCGACCACATCCCCCGGCTGCGCGCCGCCCGCGTGGACGCCTTCCACATCGGCGGCGCGGCCCGCCCGCACGGCTGGGACGCGCCGGTCGCCGCCGAGGCCGTACGCGCGTGGCGCGCGGCCCTCGACGCGCGCCCGGCCCGCGCGACCGCTTCGCGCTGA
- a CDS encoding sigma-70 family RNA polymerase sigma factor, with protein sequence MRRRRTTAGEYGDPGGHRALEALYTAHADRVLAYLLHRTDRETAQDILSETFVLAWRKSGSVPDDALPWLLASARRLLANRVRSDQRHRALTERLAVMADRTGAAEIGDAIGTRAEVAAALSALSEQDREVLVLSAWYGLTAKQAAVVAGCTATAFAVRLHRARKRFRAALPRAGHAQPVHGALAQPHFTQRESA encoded by the coding sequence GTGAGACGACGACGAACAACCGCCGGGGAGTACGGGGATCCGGGCGGACACCGGGCCTTGGAGGCTCTCTATACGGCTCATGCTGATCGGGTACTGGCGTATCTGCTGCACCGTACGGACCGGGAGACAGCACAGGACATCCTGTCGGAGACCTTCGTGCTGGCCTGGCGCAAGTCCGGGTCCGTACCCGATGATGCCCTGCCGTGGCTGCTCGCCTCGGCCCGGCGGCTGCTCGCCAACCGCGTGCGGTCCGACCAGCGGCACCGCGCACTGACCGAGCGCTTGGCGGTGATGGCCGACCGGACAGGGGCTGCGGAGATCGGGGACGCGATAGGGACGCGTGCCGAGGTGGCCGCCGCGCTGTCGGCGCTTTCCGAACAGGACCGGGAAGTACTCGTGCTGAGCGCCTGGTACGGCTTGACGGCCAAGCAGGCGGCCGTGGTCGCAGGCTGCACGGCCACCGCCTTCGCTGTGCGCCTACACCGGGCGCGCAAACGGTTCAGGGCAGCGCTGCCCCGTGCAGGCCATGCACAGCCGGTCCATGGCGCTCTTGCCCAGCCCCACTTCACCCAACGGGAGTCAGCATGA